The following are from one region of the Corylus avellana chromosome ca1, CavTom2PMs-1.0 genome:
- the LOC132168748 gene encoding class V chitinase-like: protein MVGRWWGKCIIAFLITFPSIARSNTAIAAIIPPVKAGYWYCHSDFPIPVPSIPSQLFTHLFAAFADVKPNTYEVTFPDEYRERFSTFTQSVQNTNKKVKTLLSIGGFSGATFALMASQLSTRKSFIDSSIKLARSNDFHGLSLHWLYPSTAADMTNLGSLLDEWRAAVDKESELTGNDRLLLVAAVNYTSSTSPTVTYPVNQIARKLDWINVVAYDFYNPALSGNRTGPFAALRSPQINAETPPCGHNIVSAWLATTMPANKIVLGLPFYGAVWRLVNENNREIFVAAAGRAQSDKVYINDLDGTLPYNQIKYFIEKHPGGRHDHSDEYVVDYFSAGNTWIGYNDIQSIRAKVEYARGKGLLGYYAWHVGGDRDGTLSGAAFGAWPILGPEQADIGNGTDISIADSTDTGNGTTTGTGTSTSTATGVGTVTGTVTSTITSTNTNTNTFICNNTCLAPTSALASSV, encoded by the exons ATGGTGGGCAGATGGTGGGGAAAAtgcattatagcatttctcatcacCTTCCCTTCAATAGCTCGCTCTAATACTGCTATTGCGGCTATTATTCCCCCGGTGAAAGCCGGATACTGGTATTGCCACAGTGACTTCCCAATCCCGGTGCCTAGCATACCTTCCCAGCTTTTCACCCATCTTTTTGCTGCCTTTGCGGATGTCAAACCCAACACCTATGAAGTCACCTTTCCTGACGAATATAGGGAGCGGTTCTCAACCTTCACCCAATCCGTGCAAAATACAAACAAGAAGGTCAAAACCCTTTTATCCATCGGTGGATTCTCTGGTGCTACCTTTGCTTTAATGGCTAGCCAACTTAGTACCCGCAAATCATTCATAGATTCCTCAATAAAGCTAGCAAGGTCTAACGACTTCCATGGCCTTAGCCTCCACTGGCTGTACCCCTCAACAGCGGCCGACATGACCAACCTTGGCTCTCTCCTCGATGAATGGCGTGCAGCCGTTGACAAAGAGTCCGAGCTGACCGGAAATGACCGGTTGCTTCTAGTCGCAGCGGTCAATTACACGTCGTCGACGTCGCCCACAGTCACATATCCCGTTAATCAGATTGCAAGGAAGTTGGACTGGATCAACGTAGTGGCGTATGACTTCTATAACCCCGCTCTGTCAGGGAATAGAACTGGACCTTTTGCTGCATTGCGCAGTCCACAAATCAATGCAGAAACCCCACCTTGTGGGCATAACATCGTCAGTGCTTGGCTTGCAACAACTATGCCTGCCAATAAAATTGTCCTTGGCCTTCCATTTTATGGCGCCGTATGGCGCCTAGTAAATGAAAATAACCGAGAAATATTTGTGGCGGCTGCTGGACGGGCTCAAAGTGATAAAGTATATATTAATGACTTAGATGGGACCTTACCTTATAACCAAATCAAGTATTTCATAGAGAAACACCCAGGTGGCAGACATGATCACAGTGACGAATATGTTGTAGACTATTTCAGTGCTGGGAATACTTGGATTGGTTATAATGATATTCAAAGTATCAGAGCTAAGGTTGAATATGCTAGGGGAAAGGGATTGCTTGGTTACTATGCATGGCATGTGGGCGGCGATAGAGATGGGACTCTTTCAGGAGCAG CTTTTGGCGCATGGCCAATTCTCGGACCTGAGCAGGCCGACATCGGCAACGGCACTGACATCAGCATCGCTGACTCCACCGACACCGGCAATGGCACCACCACCGGCACCggcacctccacctccaccgcCACCGGCGTCGGCACCGTCACCGGCACTGTCACTAGTACCATCACCagcaccaacaccaacaccaacactTTCATCTGCAACAACACTTGTCTGGCACCCACATCGGCACTGGCTAGCTCGGTGTGA